Proteins from a genomic interval of Acidimicrobiales bacterium:
- a CDS encoding DUF3524 domain-containing protein, which yields MHLVVDLVDPFHGGSHRAWAEGWTATSAHRVRLHTLPAQAWRWRMRGAATTLAPTLVDGATKDGPPDVVVVSDMIDLGDLRARTMTTHSRVPMVLYLHENQLTYPRRPDEPLDAGLAWITWRNLTLADEIWCNSAFHRDELLGALPAFLEAVPDHDHSHLLAGVAARMRVRHPGVDLPASRSRHDPPLVLSNQRWHDDKDVESVVRAMIRLADDGVVFRAAVIGDHEGGHAEVIDPLLDRLGDRVVARGHQTRARYEELVGESDVVVSAARTEFFGIAVVEAVGAGAVPVLPHDVAYPEVVPSAYHASVLYERGDLRRALAATLADLERHRVAVEGLAESMGRFSWEVVAPDYDRALEGLAGSRRSGDH from the coding sequence ATGCACCTCGTCGTGGACCTCGTCGACCCGTTTCACGGGGGATCACACCGCGCCTGGGCCGAGGGATGGACGGCGACGTCGGCGCACCGGGTCCGGCTCCACACGTTGCCGGCCCAGGCGTGGCGGTGGCGCATGCGAGGCGCGGCGACCACGCTGGCGCCCACGCTGGTCGACGGCGCGACGAAGGACGGCCCGCCCGATGTCGTGGTCGTGTCCGACATGATCGACCTCGGTGACCTGCGGGCGCGCACGATGACGACGCATTCCCGCGTGCCGATGGTCCTCTACCTCCACGAGAATCAGCTCACCTATCCGCGACGCCCCGACGAACCGCTCGACGCCGGTCTCGCATGGATCACCTGGCGAAACCTCACGCTGGCCGATGAGATCTGGTGCAACTCGGCGTTTCATCGAGATGAGTTGCTCGGCGCGTTGCCGGCCTTCCTCGAGGCCGTGCCCGATCACGACCACTCCCACCTCTTGGCGGGGGTGGCGGCGCGCATGCGCGTGCGTCATCCGGGAGTCGACCTTCCGGCATCGCGTTCCCGGCACGACCCTCCGCTTGTGCTCAGCAACCAGCGATGGCACGACGACAAGGACGTCGAGTCGGTGGTCCGGGCGATGATCCGGCTCGCCGACGATGGCGTGGTGTTCAGGGCGGCGGTGATCGGCGACCACGAGGGTGGCCACGCCGAGGTGATCGACCCGCTGCTGGACCGACTGGGCGATCGTGTCGTGGCCCGGGGGCATCAGACCCGTGCGCGCTACGAGGAGCTTGTCGGCGAGTCCGACGTCGTGGTGTCGGCCGCCCGCACCGAGTTCTTCGGCATCGCCGTGGTCGAGGCGGTCGGCGCCGGCGCCGTGCCCGTGCTGCCGCACGACGTGGCCTACCCCGAGGTCGTTCCGTCGGCGTATCACGCGTCGGTCCTCTACGAGCGGGGCGACCTTCGCCGTGCACTGGCTGCCACGCTGGCCGACCTCGAACGGCACCGGGTGGCGGTCGAAGGACTGGCCGAATCGATGGGCCGATTCTCGTGGGAAGTGGTGGCGCCGGACTACGACCGGGCGCTCGAAGGTCTGGCCGGGTCGCGGCGCAGCGGCGACCACTAG
- a CDS encoding NAD(P)H-hydrate dehydratase codes for MIPIVTPDRMAAVDAAAASELDQLIERAGRAVAREALTMLGGTYGRRVVVLVGPGNNGADGRAAARRLRHSGVRVREIEVGEQPAVLPAADLVIDAAFGNGLRRPYLAPDVLAGTSVLAVDIPSGVDGLTGERVGEPMAADRTVTFGGLKPGLVLEPGRSLAGAVVVADIGLELGEVRVHAVDDADVTRLLSGRSADDHKWKAGVRVVGGAPGMTGAAALAARAAQRCGAGIVQMAMPGGRGDEGPLETVGHPLPREDWADEAFASVDERIQALLLGCGLGPIDRPTLEAACRVDRPLVLDGGALQPELVPLLGAREAPTVLTPHDGEWHRLAGPDRADRISSTQAFALEHGVTVARKGPTTIVAAPDGSARVVTSGTAALATAGTGDVLGGAILGLLARGHAGPDAATIAAHVHGLAGARLGLGLVASEVAEQLPALLAELRPVD; via the coding sequence GTGATCCCGATCGTCACGCCGGACCGGATGGCGGCGGTCGATGCCGCAGCGGCCAGCGAACTCGACCAGTTGATCGAACGCGCCGGGCGCGCCGTCGCTCGCGAAGCGCTGACGATGCTGGGCGGCACCTATGGGCGTCGCGTCGTGGTGCTGGTCGGTCCGGGCAACAACGGCGCTGACGGCCGCGCCGCCGCGCGCCGGCTTCGGCACAGTGGGGTTCGGGTGAGGGAGATCGAGGTCGGGGAACAGCCGGCCGTACTTCCGGCGGCCGATCTGGTCATCGACGCGGCGTTCGGCAACGGCCTGCGTCGGCCCTACCTCGCCCCGGACGTCCTCGCCGGGACCTCGGTGCTCGCCGTCGACATTCCCTCGGGGGTCGACGGCCTGACCGGCGAGCGCGTCGGCGAGCCGATGGCGGCCGATCGCACGGTGACGTTCGGTGGACTCAAACCGGGCCTGGTACTCGAGCCGGGTCGCAGCCTCGCCGGTGCGGTGGTGGTGGCCGACATCGGACTCGAACTCGGTGAGGTGCGGGTCCACGCCGTCGACGATGCCGACGTGACCCGGCTGCTGTCGGGCCGGTCGGCCGATGACCACAAGTGGAAGGCCGGCGTGCGGGTGGTGGGTGGCGCACCGGGGATGACCGGGGCCGCCGCGCTGGCCGCCCGCGCCGCCCAACGGTGCGGGGCCGGCATTGTCCAGATGGCCATGCCCGGCGGACGCGGCGACGAGGGGCCACTCGAGACGGTCGGACATCCGTTGCCCAGAGAGGACTGGGCCGACGAGGCCTTCGCATCGGTCGACGAGCGAATTCAGGCGCTCTTGCTCGGGTGTGGGCTCGGCCCGATCGACAGACCGACGCTCGAGGCCGCGTGCCGCGTCGACCGGCCCCTCGTGCTCGACGGTGGTGCGCTCCAACCGGAGCTCGTTCCGCTGCTCGGGGCTCGGGAGGCACCCACGGTGCTGACCCCGCACGACGGCGAGTGGCATCGGCTCGCCGGCCCCGACCGAGCGGACCGGATCTCGTCGACGCAGGCATTCGCTCTCGAACACGGCGTGACCGTCGCCCGCAAGGGTCCGACCACCATCGTGGCGGCGCCCGATGGCTCGGCTCGCGTCGTCACGTCGGGCACCGCCGCGCTGGCGACGGCGGGCACCGGCGACGTACTCGGCGGTGCCATCCTGGGCCTGCTGGCCCGAGGTCACGCCGGACCCGACGCCGCCACGATCGCCGCCCATGTGCACGGTCTCGCCGGTGCTCGATTGGGGCTGGGGTTGGTTGCCTCGGAGGTGGCCGAGCAGTTGCCCGCACTGCTCGCCGAACTCCGGCCGGTCGACTGA
- the rimI gene encoding ribosomal protein S18-alanine N-acetyltransferase: protein MSDIHYTRMAPRDIDAVIAIDTVAYPNPWSAATWRKELAAAERLHMVALDGARVVGHAGLLYVLDEVHITTVATAEDRASEGIATALLVRLLTAARDHGATAATLEVRSGSARPQRLYGRFGFRPAGVRRKYYQDPIDDGIVMWLHDLDSEDVARRLADLSSGDLAAEGQT, encoded by the coding sequence GTGAGCGACATCCACTACACGCGGATGGCCCCCCGTGACATCGACGCGGTCATCGCAATCGACACCGTCGCCTATCCCAACCCCTGGTCGGCTGCCACCTGGCGCAAGGAGTTGGCGGCCGCCGAACGACTGCACATGGTGGCGCTCGACGGTGCTCGCGTGGTCGGCCACGCCGGCCTGCTCTACGTGCTCGACGAGGTCCACATCACCACGGTCGCCACCGCCGAGGACCGGGCGAGCGAGGGCATCGCCACGGCGCTGTTGGTGCGCTTGCTCACTGCGGCCCGCGACCACGGGGCCACTGCGGCGACGCTCGAGGTGCGTTCCGGGTCGGCCCGCCCGCAGCGCCTCTACGGTCGCTTCGGATTTCGCCCTGCCGGAGTGCGGCGCAAGTACTACCAGGACCCGATCGACGACGGCATCGTGATGTGGTTGCACGACCTCGACAGCGAGGACGTCGCCCGCCGACTTGCCGATCTGTCGTCAGGCGACCTGGCCGCCGAGGGACAGACATGA
- the tsaB gene encoding tRNA (adenosine(37)-N6)-threonylcarbamoyltransferase complex dimerization subunit type 1 TsaB, producing the protein MTTPLVLSIESATSCVGCAIGTADGVIASTHSTRARRHAESLAPQIEFVLAQAGVHVTDIEMVAVDVGPGLYTGLRVGITTARAMAHMLGVPMLAVSSLEAIAHANRAGGAMTVTIDARRGEVFHAAFTISPGGSIDGTEPAVGSPSSVPSDGPTRVVGDGVLVHAEALSAAGLHIDADGVHVPSPDSILALATSRLERAVQPVEVQPLYLRRPDAVAKWDMA; encoded by the coding sequence GTGACCACCCCACTGGTGTTGTCCATCGAGTCGGCCACGTCCTGCGTGGGCTGCGCGATCGGCACGGCCGATGGAGTGATCGCGTCCACCCACTCGACCCGGGCCCGACGCCACGCCGAGTCGCTCGCCCCGCAGATCGAGTTCGTCCTCGCCCAGGCGGGCGTGCACGTCACCGACATCGAGATGGTGGCGGTCGACGTCGGCCCGGGGCTCTACACGGGGTTGCGGGTGGGCATCACGACCGCCCGGGCCATGGCCCACATGCTCGGCGTGCCGATGTTGGCAGTCTCCTCGCTCGAAGCGATCGCCCACGCCAACCGCGCCGGTGGCGCCATGACGGTGACGATCGACGCCCGGCGGGGCGAGGTGTTCCACGCGGCGTTCACGATCAGCCCCGGTGGCAGCATCGACGGCACCGAACCTGCGGTCGGGTCCCCGTCCTCGGTTCCCTCCGACGGCCCCACCCGCGTCGTGGGCGACGGCGTGCTCGTCCATGCCGAGGCCCTCTCGGCGGCCGGTCTCCACATCGATGCCGACGGCGTCCACGTGCCCTCGCCCGACTCGATTCTCGCGTTGGCGACCAGTCGACTCGAGCGGGCGGTGCAACCGGTGGAGGTGCAGCCGCTCTACCTGCGTCGTCCCGATGCCGTGGCGAAGTGGGACATGGCGTGA
- a CDS encoding SIS domain-containing protein — MGVDVVDPLLGLASSLRGADRITDALRDTGDALATVDGLLQGVPGVRLLLDDASVAPALRHHCGEIQSEVEAIEIAMEARAALPTAELERRNHELIRVRDGVWAITRDRLRAAQTVATLAGDIRSTGALEAFLSVHQALSAIDRLEVRGRDSAGLHLLVHDHALDLDDPAVRAAIDARAGDPNFGSGSVRIVDGVLSVVHKVAAEIGELGDNTAAIRRALTEDELLRAALANDTARTLVLGHTRWASIGIISEPNAHPLNSELVDAAGPYVVGVLNGDVDNFADLIAEEGVKITPSITTDAKVIPSLMSCRLGEGLESAEAFRRTVATFEGSVAIGASTASAPDRLQLALRGSGQALYVGLAEDAYIVASEPYGVVEETARYIRMDGETPGNPENPNASRGQIIELDGNQAGSLEGILRKAYDGTDLPVTEDDVAVAQITTRDIDRGDHPHYLMKEIGEAPTSFRKTLRGKIVAGPDGPAVSLGPEIIPTEVRAGLADGSITRVLVIGQGTAAVAGQSLAAALDVLVPEGQISAEAILATELSGFSLRSDMSDTLIVAVSQSGTTTDTNRTVDIVRNRGAKVIAVVNRRGSDLTDRADGVLYTSDGRDVEMSVASTKAFYSQIAAGLLIAIAIADEILGDEGAADRRSLLAGVQEIPTAMETVISRRGLIGEAAREFAPSRRYWALVGNGANRIAAREVRIKLSELCYKSIAADSTEDKKHIDLSSEPLILVCAAGLSGSTADDVAKEVAIFRAHKAAPIVIADEGESRFDAALAVLPVPAVDSRLGFILSAMAGHLFGYEVALAIDAQAMPLRESRSAIEQIAARSDVDGEAALSALQPVLERTASTFFDGLRSGAYNGHLEAGTAVKIASLLRFALRSAPLEAYQIEYGKVGTPAVVLDDLAAALTVGIEELTRPIDAIKHQAKTVTVGISRSDETLLEVALARAALDAGAPRDRLSYASLRTLADLDPAIAEVLGHTRYRIEGLNENGDGTATAVVVDRGGISQGIPSRTDRSPTLRGTKHQVALERRVFVALGRSDGRSLVFVPELKDNVTTGLTLLQVRFADELSPAASRGVLQGYRNRYSALRDAVLETEDSFREDILAQQPVVDLLTLPINALADRWRVGTDE, encoded by the coding sequence ATGGGGGTCGACGTCGTCGATCCGCTGCTCGGTCTGGCCTCCTCGTTGCGGGGGGCCGACCGGATCACCGATGCGCTTCGTGACACCGGTGACGCCTTGGCCACGGTCGACGGGTTGCTGCAGGGCGTACCCGGCGTGCGCCTGCTGCTCGACGACGCGTCCGTCGCCCCGGCACTGCGCCACCACTGTGGCGAGATCCAGTCCGAGGTCGAGGCCATCGAGATCGCGATGGAAGCTCGCGCGGCGCTGCCCACCGCCGAACTCGAGCGCCGCAACCACGAACTGATCCGCGTGCGCGACGGCGTCTGGGCCATCACCCGCGATCGCCTCCGTGCCGCGCAGACCGTGGCCACGCTGGCCGGCGACATCCGGAGCACGGGTGCACTGGAAGCGTTCCTCTCGGTGCACCAGGCCCTCAGCGCCATCGACCGCCTCGAGGTCCGTGGCCGCGACTCGGCCGGTCTGCACCTGCTCGTGCACGATCACGCCCTCGACCTCGATGATCCGGCCGTGCGCGCCGCGATCGACGCCCGCGCCGGTGACCCGAACTTCGGTTCGGGCAGCGTGCGAATCGTCGACGGTGTGCTGAGCGTCGTGCACAAGGTCGCGGCCGAGATCGGCGAGCTCGGTGACAACACGGCCGCCATCCGTCGGGCACTGACCGAGGACGAGCTGCTTCGAGCCGCTCTCGCCAACGACACCGCTCGCACACTGGTGCTCGGCCACACCCGCTGGGCCTCGATCGGCATCATCAGCGAGCCGAACGCCCACCCCCTCAACAGCGAGCTCGTCGACGCTGCGGGTCCCTATGTCGTCGGGGTGCTCAACGGCGACGTCGACAACTTCGCCGACCTGATCGCCGAGGAAGGCGTGAAGATCACGCCGTCGATCACCACCGACGCCAAGGTCATCCCCAGCCTCATGAGCTGCCGTCTCGGCGAAGGACTCGAATCGGCCGAAGCGTTCCGGCGTACCGTCGCCACGTTCGAGGGATCCGTCGCGATCGGCGCGTCCACCGCCAGCGCGCCGGACCGCTTGCAGCTGGCCCTGCGGGGTAGTGGCCAGGCCCTCTACGTCGGTCTGGCCGAGGACGCCTACATCGTGGCCAGCGAGCCCTACGGCGTGGTCGAGGAGACGGCCCGCTACATCCGGATGGACGGCGAGACGCCCGGCAACCCGGAGAACCCAAACGCCAGCCGAGGCCAGATCATCGAGCTCGACGGCAATCAGGCCGGCTCGCTCGAGGGCATCCTGCGCAAGGCCTACGACGGCACCGATCTTCCCGTCACCGAGGACGATGTCGCCGTCGCCCAGATCACCACCCGCGACATCGACCGTGGCGACCACCCCCACTATCTGATGAAGGAGATCGGCGAGGCGCCGACCTCGTTCCGCAAGACGCTGCGGGGCAAGATCGTCGCCGGCCCCGACGGTCCCGCCGTCTCGCTCGGCCCCGAGATCATTCCCACCGAGGTGCGCGCCGGCCTGGCCGACGGCAGCATCACCCGAGTCCTCGTCATCGGCCAGGGCACGGCGGCGGTGGCCGGCCAGTCGCTGGCCGCGGCGCTCGACGTGCTCGTGCCGGAAGGGCAGATCAGTGCCGAGGCGATCCTGGCCACCGAGCTGTCGGGCTTCTCCCTGCGCTCGGACATGAGCGATACGCTCATCGTCGCGGTCAGCCAGTCGGGCACGACCACCGACACGAACCGCACGGTCGACATCGTGCGCAACCGCGGGGCCAAGGTCATCGCGGTGGTAAACCGGCGCGGGAGCGACCTGACCGACCGCGCCGATGGCGTGCTCTACACGTCCGATGGTCGCGACGTCGAGATGTCGGTCGCGTCGACGAAGGCCTTCTACTCCCAGATCGCGGCCGGCCTCCTCATCGCGATCGCGATCGCCGATGAGATCCTCGGCGACGAGGGTGCCGCCGACCGGCGCTCGCTGCTGGCCGGTGTCCAGGAGATCCCGACGGCGATGGAGACCGTGATCAGTCGTCGCGGGCTCATCGGTGAGGCCGCGCGCGAGTTCGCGCCGAGTCGCCGCTACTGGGCGCTGGTCGGCAACGGAGCCAACCGCATCGCCGCACGCGAAGTGCGGATCAAGCTCTCCGAGCTCTGCTACAAGTCCATCGCCGCCGACAGCACCGAGGACAAGAAGCACATCGATCTGTCGTCGGAGCCGCTGATTCTCGTGTGCGCGGCCGGGCTCTCGGGTTCGACCGCCGACGACGTGGCCAAGGAGGTTGCGATCTTCCGGGCCCACAAGGCGGCCCCGATCGTGATCGCCGACGAGGGCGAGTCGCGATTCGACGCGGCGCTGGCCGTGTTGCCCGTACCGGCGGTCGACTCCCGGCTGGGGTTCATCCTGTCGGCCATGGCCGGTCACCTGTTCGGCTACGAGGTCGCCCTGGCCATCGACGCCCAGGCGATGCCGTTGCGCGAGTCGCGCAGTGCGATCGAACAGATCGCGGCCCGATCCGACGTCGACGGCGAGGCCGCGCTCAGTGCGCTCCAGCCGGTGCTCGAACGTACCGCCTCCACCTTCTTCGACGGTCTTCGCAGTGGCGCCTACAACGGCCACCTCGAGGCCGGTACTGCGGTGAAGATCGCTTCGCTGCTGCGGTTCGCCTTGCGTTCGGCGCCGCTCGAGGCCTACCAGATCGAGTACGGCAAGGTCGGCACGCCGGCGGTCGTTCTCGATGACCTGGCGGCCGCGCTCACCGTTGGCATCGAGGAACTCACGCGCCCGATCGACGCAATCAAGCATCAGGCCAAGACCGTCACCGTGGGCATCTCTCGTTCCGACGAGACACTGCTCGAGGTGGCCCTGGCCCGCGCCGCCCTCGATGCCGGTGCGCCCCGCGATCGCCTCAGCTATGCGTCGCTGCGCACCCTGGCCGACCTCGACCCGGCCATCGCCGAGGTCCTCGGTCACACCCGCTATCGCATCGAGGGGCTCAACGAGAACGGTGATGGCACGGCCACCGCCGTCGTGGTCGATCGGGGCGGCATCAGCCAGGGCATCCCGTCTCGTACCGACCGGTCCCCGACCCTGCGGGGCACGAAGCACCAGGTGGCGCTCGAGCGCCGGGTGTTCGTCGCCCTCGGTCGCAGCGACGGACGCTCGCTCGTGTTCGTGCCCGAACTCAAGGACAACGTCACGACCGGCCTGACCCTTCTCCAGGTGCGCTTCGCCGACGAACTCTCACCGGCCGCCTCTCGGGGCGTGTTGCAGGGGTATCGCAACCGCTACTCGGCCCTGCGCGACGCGGTGCTCGAGACCGAGGACTCCTTCCGCGAAGACATCCTGGCTCAGCAACCGGTCGTCGATCTCTTGACGCTCCCGATCAACGCGTTGGCCGATCGCTGGCGAGTCGGCACCGACGAGTAG
- the tsaE gene encoding tRNA (adenosine(37)-N6)-threonylcarbamoyltransferase complex ATPase subunit type 1 TsaE: MNAPVDLCCATASAASTQALAMAIAPLITDGDLLVLVGDLGAGKTAFTQGMGRALGVQEPITSPTFTLANRYQGRLTVNHLDVYRVEALAEAEDLALVELLDDGVTLIEWGDVILPALPADRLDVRILFGDDDDARRLEFTAVGERWTARLDLLRTAAGEWAT, encoded by the coding sequence GTGAACGCTCCCGTCGACCTCTGCTGCGCCACGGCCTCCGCCGCGAGCACCCAGGCCCTCGCGATGGCCATCGCGCCGCTGATCACCGACGGAGATCTTCTCGTGCTGGTGGGCGACCTCGGCGCCGGGAAAACCGCGTTCACGCAAGGCATGGGTCGAGCCCTCGGGGTGCAGGAACCCATCACGAGCCCCACCTTCACGTTGGCCAACCGCTATCAGGGGCGGCTGACGGTGAACCATCTCGACGTCTATCGCGTCGAGGCGTTGGCCGAGGCGGAGGACCTCGCGTTGGTCGAGTTGCTCGACGACGGCGTGACGCTGATCGAATGGGGCGACGTGATCCTTCCCGCCCTCCCGGCCGATCGACTCGATGTGCGCATCTTGTTCGGCGACGACGACGATGCGCGTCGACTCGAGTTCACCGCGGTCGGGGAGCGGTGGACGGCCAGGCTCGATCTGCTCCGCACCGCCGCCGGCGAGTGGGCGACGTGA
- the acpS gene encoding holo-ACP synthase, with translation MIGIGTDLVDIDRFRTVLHRTPGIVDRLFRADERAYAEQAGDPTARFAARFAAKEATLKSLGLGLGAMAMADIEVVKHADGRPELRLHGGAVDIAAAAGAQRFLLTISHTDHVAQATVVALAS, from the coding sequence ATGATCGGCATCGGCACCGACCTCGTCGACATCGACCGCTTCCGCACGGTCCTCCACCGCACCCCGGGCATCGTCGATCGTCTTTTTCGGGCCGACGAACGGGCCTATGCCGAACAGGCCGGCGATCCGACGGCGCGGTTCGCCGCTCGTTTCGCAGCCAAGGAGGCCACGCTCAAGTCACTGGGCCTCGGCCTCGGCGCCATGGCGATGGCCGACATCGAGGTGGTGAAACACGCCGACGGTCGCCCTGAGCTCCGCCTGCACGGCGGCGCCGTCGACATCGCGGCCGCGGCGGGAGCGCAACGGTTCCTGTTGACGATCTCCCACACCGATCATGTCGCGCAGGCGACCGTCGTGGCGTTGGCGTCGTGA
- the tsaD gene encoding tRNA (adenosine(37)-N6)-threonylcarbamoyltransferase complex transferase subunit TsaD, whose amino-acid sequence MSSDVILGIETSCDETAAAVVARAGDVRSNVVSSQVEIHARFGGVVPEVASRAHVETIMPVVEEALRVADTSPSGIDAVAATHGPGLVGALLVGVSAAKAISLVWDVPFVAVNHLEAHLYAAFLEEPDLEMPLVIVLVSGGHTMLILMEDHLRYRVLGSTLDDAAGEAFDKVARFMELGYPGGPIIDRLSADGDPEAIAFPRAMVNDGWNFSFSGLKTAVVNHVRKHPDVAVEDVAASFQEAVADVLVTKAVRAAREHGAKGLCLAGGVAANSRLREKMAAAAEREGVRAFLPSRAMCTDNAAMVAAAGWWRLRADGPSRLDTGADPSLRLPAL is encoded by the coding sequence ATGAGCAGTGACGTCATTCTCGGCATCGAGACGAGTTGCGACGAGACGGCGGCGGCGGTGGTCGCTCGGGCCGGTGACGTGCGGTCGAACGTCGTGTCGAGCCAGGTCGAGATCCACGCGCGCTTCGGTGGCGTCGTCCCCGAGGTCGCCAGCCGCGCCCATGTCGAGACGATCATGCCCGTCGTCGAGGAGGCCCTCCGCGTGGCGGACACGTCGCCGTCCGGCATCGACGCGGTCGCGGCCACCCACGGTCCGGGCCTCGTCGGTGCGCTGCTGGTGGGGGTGTCCGCAGCCAAGGCGATCTCGCTCGTGTGGGACGTTCCGTTCGTAGCCGTCAACCATCTCGAGGCACACCTCTACGCCGCGTTCCTCGAAGAACCCGACCTCGAGATGCCACTGGTCATCGTGCTGGTGTCGGGTGGTCACACCATGTTGATCCTGATGGAGGACCACCTCCGCTATCGAGTGCTCGGCTCGACCCTCGACGACGCCGCCGGCGAAGCGTTCGACAAGGTCGCTCGGTTCATGGAGCTCGGCTACCCGGGTGGCCCGATCATCGACCGCCTGAGTGCCGATGGCGATCCCGAGGCCATCGCGTTCCCGCGGGCGATGGTCAACGACGGATGGAACTTCTCGTTCAGTGGCCTGAAGACCGCGGTCGTCAACCATGTCCGCAAGCATCCCGACGTGGCGGTCGAAGACGTCGCCGCGTCGTTCCAGGAGGCGGTGGCCGATGTACTGGTGACCAAGGCGGTGCGGGCCGCTCGAGAACACGGCGCCAAGGGGTTGTGTCTCGCCGGCGGGGTCGCCGCCAACAGCCGGCTACGCGAGAAGATGGCCGCCGCGGCCGAGCGAGAGGGTGTGCGCGCGTTCCTGCCGAGCCGGGCGATGTGCACGGACAACGCGGCAATGGTCGCCGCGGCGGGGTGGTGGCGCCTGCGAGCCGACGGACCGTCGCGCCTCGACACGGGCGCCGACCCCTCGTTGCGGCTGCCCGCCCTCTGA
- a CDS encoding P1 family peptidase, which yields MDIAVEGVTVGHWTDATARTGCTVVRFPMATIASGEIRGGAPASREFALLEPTRTVGTVDAVVLSGGSAFGLAAADGVMSVLEAEDRGHPTPHGRVPIVVGLSLFDLAVGDASVRPDAAAGAAAARAASSDAATGRVGAGTGATVGKWRGPDHIRPGGIGIVNLRRGELTVTAIVANNAAGEVADGQVERALLDGTFDDWPDRAAWAEASNTVIGVVVTNATLDKAACRLIAEGAHDGLARAITPPHMRSDGDGFVGAATGLVDAHVDDVRLMAVVAVEQAVRESVGSIGE from the coding sequence GTGGACATCGCGGTCGAAGGAGTCACCGTCGGACACTGGACCGACGCCACCGCTCGCACCGGTTGCACGGTGGTGCGGTTCCCCATGGCCACGATTGCGTCGGGCGAGATCCGCGGCGGTGCCCCGGCGAGCCGGGAGTTCGCCCTGCTCGAACCCACGCGAACGGTGGGCACGGTCGATGCGGTGGTGCTGAGCGGTGGTTCGGCCTTCGGCCTGGCCGCCGCCGACGGTGTGATGTCGGTGCTCGAAGCCGAGGATCGGGGGCACCCGACCCCGCACGGTCGTGTGCCCATCGTGGTCGGGCTGTCGCTCTTCGATCTCGCCGTGGGCGACGCCTCGGTCAGGCCCGATGCGGCCGCCGGCGCCGCGGCCGCGCGCGCCGCCTCCAGCGACGCGGCGACAGGCCGTGTCGGAGCGGGTACCGGCGCGACCGTGGGGAAGTGGCGCGGCCCCGACCACATCCGCCCGGGCGGGATCGGGATCGTGAACCTGCGACGCGGCGAGCTCACGGTCACGGCCATCGTGGCGAACAACGCCGCCGGTGAGGTCGCCGACGGTCAGGTGGAACGCGCCCTGCTCGACGGGACATTCGACGACTGGCCCGATCGGGCGGCCTGGGCCGAGGCCTCGAACACGGTCATCGGTGTCGTGGTCACCAACGCGACGCTCGACAAGGCCGCCTGCCGCCTGATCGCCGAAGGGGCCCATGACGGCCTTGCTCGGGCCATCACCCCGCCGCACATGCGAAGCGACGGCGACGGGTTCGTCGGCGCGGCGACCGGGCTGGTCGATGCCCATGTCGACGATGTGCGGCTGATGGCGGTCGTCGCGGTGGAGCAGGCCGTCCGGGAGTCGGTCGGTAGCATCGGGGAGTGA